The nucleotide sequence TATTGAAGGAAAACCTGAAAATGGTGCTTATAGTGATGCCGAATCATTAAGTATGATAGGCGGTTAATTAAATAAAAATTAAGGTCATAAAAATGAGTGATAGATTAACACATATAGATGAAAGCGGTAATGCCAATATGGTTGATGTAGGTGATAAAGATATTGTAAAAAGAACTGCGGAAGCATCAGGAAAAATATATTTATCAAAAGATACTCTTAAATTGATAGAGGAAAATAATATAAAGAAAGGAGATGTTATATCAGCTGCTAGGATTGCAGGCATTATGGGAGCTAAACACACTTCTGAACTTATACCTTTATGTCATAATATTAATATAGAAAAAGTATCTTTAGACTTTACTTTAGAAGATGACGGAATAGTTATAAAATCTTATTGCAGATGCAGTTACAAAACAGGTATAGAGATGGAGGCATTAACTGCTGTTAGTGTTGCCGCTCTTACTATATGGGATATGTGCAAGGCTGTTGATAAAAATATGAGAATATCTGATATTACTTTATTATCAAAGACTAAAAATTAAAACCTTGAAATAAAAAAGCATTGATTAAATTTATATATCTAATCAATGCTTATTTCTATTTTTTATATTAATATTAATTAGTTGGTTTTAATCTAAAGCTGAATTGAGCTCCTATACTGAAGCTGTCTGTTCCTATATTATTTTTAGCTTTAGGTCCGAAATCATATCCTAGATATATACCTATTCCAGCATCCATTTTATCTGAATCCTTATCAAAATTTGGTGTGTAAAAATCAAAAGTTAATTTTACATAAGGGATAACAAACATTTGATTATAAGTATTATTTATATATGAGAAATTTACATACTTATAATGATAATTTATCTCTGAGGATGAGTATTCATTATATGTCATTATGTATCCGGAAAATGGTATTTTAACTCCTCCTCCTAAACCTATAGCGTACTTTCCAATATTAAATTTAGGAAGCAAACCTAACTGCAAACTATGAAATGAATAATAAACAACTTCTTCATTTGGTCTGTTAGGATAATAATTGGCAAATTGATTAAAAGCATATCCTACTTCTCCTAATATGCTAAAACCTAGTCCGTTTTCTAAATATAATCCGTATCCAAGCTGAGCTGTAATTCCTGTATTAGCAGCTCCGCTAACATCACGTTTTTCACCAGTATTTCCAATAGGTATTCCTAAAGAAATTAATACCGGAATATTGAATGATACTTCAAAACCTCCGGCTGCAAATGCTGAAGCACTCATTAATAACATTAAAAATAATTTTTTCATATAATAATCTCCTATTTTTATTGATAATTGATTTTAATATATTATGATAATATTTTATATTTTTCAATATGAATAATACTTTTTTATAAGAAAAAATTGAATTATTTAATTAATTATTTCTTAATAGTTATATATAAATAGAAAAATTATTATATATATAACTATTAATTTTAATTAAAATGAAAATAAGAAACTTGTTCTACTATGTTATTGGATTTATCAAGTACATCTTTACTAGCATTTGCTCCGTCATTTGCTATTTTAGAAGTATCCTGAGTTATTTTATTGATTTCTATAACAGCTGTATTAATTTGAGAGAGACTGTTTTCTTCTTCTATAATAGCACTTGATATTTCTGTTAATAGTGTTAGAACATCATTAACAGATGATTCTATTTGATTTAGTATGTATGATGAAGCCTGTACAGATGCACTTCCATTATTTATTTTTTCAACGGTTTCATTAGCTATTGCTGTTATATCCTTAGCAGCATTTCCAACATTAATAGCAAGGTTTCTAACTTCGCTTGCAACAACAGCAAAACCTTTTCCTTGATCTCCAGCTCTAGCAGCTTCAACAGAGGCATTTAAAGCCAATATATTAGTTTGGAAAGCTATAGATTCTATTATTTTTGTAATGTCTGAAATCTTTTTACTAGCTTCGGATATTAGTGCCATATTTTCTGATGTGGCATTTATAGCATTAACTCCGTTTCTTGTAGCATTTGATACTTTTTCACTCATATTTTTGGCATTTCCTGCATTTTCAGCAGTGTCTTTTAATGATGAAAATACAAATTCTATTGACCTTGTTAACTCTTCTAAAGAGCTTGCCTGTGATACAGACCGGTCAGATAAGTCTATATTGCCGTTTGTTATAATATTAACGGAACTATTAATTCCATTTATATTATCTTTCATGCTATAAATAATATCGCCTAGTTTATTTTGCATATCATTAAGAGCCCTTATTACATCGCCTGTTTGATCTTTTTTATTTAATTCTTTTTCATCAAAATGTGTATTAAAATTACCTTTGGACATAGATTTTATTATTGAAATAGTATTGTCTAAAGTATTTGATATAGGTTTTGCTATAACTATTACTAATACTGCCTCTATGGCGGATAATAATATAAATACAGATATTATAAGTATAAGTAATTTTAATAATGATAAATTTAGTTCTTTATTTTCTATACTAAGAATTATATGCCAATTAGTGTTTCTTATTTTTGAAGATATATATGATAATTCTTTATCTATCCATGCATAATTATTGTTGTTCATAATATCATTTTTATGAGATGATATTTCTTGATTATTAAATATATTTTCTTTTAATATAGAATTTTGATTTTCACTATATATGTACAATCCTTCTTTGTTAATAATACTTATATTATAACTGTATTTTTTTGCTTCCTCTAATGCAGAAGATATAATTTTAGAAAAATCAACATCTATTCTTACTACACCAGAAAGCTGTCCATTCACATATATAGTTTTTGAAAAAGTTACTATGATAGATTTAGTAACAATATCTATATAAGGTTCTGATATGACTATTTCCTTTGAAGCTATGGCATTCTTATACCATTCTCTTGATGTTTGATCATAGTTGCTTGGTAATGTCCCAGTTGTATTTAATACTGTTCCTCCGTCTTTGTAGGGTATTGTATCAGCATAAAATATATTTACTAAATTAGGTTCATTTTTGATGATATTTTTGAATACATTTAATAAGTTATCACGGTTTGTTTCTTTTTCCAAATAAGAACAAAATATATTTATTTTTCCGTATAAGTAAGAAATATTATTTTCTATTTCAGATGAAATACTAGATGCATTATATTGATTGGAATTGATAAATCTTATTTTATACTGCGGAAAATATAAAATATATATAGCTGTACAAATTATAAATAAAGCAGCCATATATGGTATTAAAAATTTAAATATTAAACTATTATTTCCAATACTTTTCTTATTATTATCCAACATGTATACAACCTCTCTATAATTAAATTAAAAATGAATAAAATAATTTTTAAAACTGTACTAGTATACTTTAATATACAAAAATAGTAAATAGTATATAAAAAATATCATTTAATTATTAATTATCATCATTTAATTTTAAACTATCTATTGCTTTGTTTAATTTATTTTTGATTTTCTTTCTTTCTGCTTCATTTTCATTTTCGTACATATAAAGCATGTTATTATTTTCTAAATTATCTAATTGTATTTTTCCCATTTTAAATATTTCTCTAAGCATATTTTTGGCATCATTATAGCCTTCTTGAATACGAATTTTAGCTCCTTCCAGCGAGAAATCCATAGCACCGTTAAAGAAGTTTCCTATATCATGGCTCGGTACTATTTCATAAACTTTGCAGTCATTGAATTTTTCTCTGGTGCTTTCTTTATATAAATTAATAGCTATTATTTCATCGCATTTTTCTTCATAATAGAGAGGCTTTAATGGAAGATTATTTCCTTTTAATATCTCAACTCCTCCATCTATATAATCAACTCCTTCTATCGTCTGCCTTCCGAATATAACAGGTATTGCACTTGTAGCCATCATTATTTCTTTTATTTCTTTTGCTGATTTATTATTTAATTTAAAATATTCAGCATCAATGTTTTTTAAATTTACCGCTGTAGCATATATTGGATATTCATAATTTATGATAATATCAATATTTAAATATTTTTCTATTATTTCTATTAAGCCTTTTCTGCTGAATATACCATTTGAAGATATATAATTGTTCTCTGTATTCATTTTCTTTTTTGAAAGTATTTTATCTTCTATTTCATTAGTCCAAATATATTCTGCTATATCATAATTATTTTGTGCTATTAAACAGGCATTAAGAACACCTACAGAAGTACCGGATATTGCTTTAATCATTTTATCAACTTCATATTCTCTTAAAGCTTTCCATACTCCTATTTGATAGCTTCCAAGTCCGCCGCCGCCGCCTAAAACTAAACCTAATTTTTTCATAAAATCTCCAAATATGAAAATTAAATTTTATTTAAATACACTCCCCAAAAGTCATTTATAAATTCTAAATAATCTCTCTTATTCTTATCTGTAATTTTTTCAAGCTTCTTATTAGTTTTCTCTTCATATTCCATTATTTTTTTATATTGAAATTGAAGCTTCTCTTTGTATTTAAATATTTCCTTATTTGATGAGTATGAATCAAAATATTTATTTAAGTATTTTAATGTGTTTTCATAATCTCTTTTAATTAAATATATTTTAGCTATTTCTTTATAGCATAAAGGCGATTCAAAATTTTTTACCTCTTTAATTAGAAGCTGGTATAAACTTTCTATTTTTATATGATGTGCTTCTTTATTATTTTTATCTTTTGATAATATTAAATCGCATTGAATCATTGCCTTTTTATATTTTTTTTGTTCAAAATATTTATTAGCTGATTCTATAGATTTCTTTTCGTCTGAATATTTTATTGGAGTATTAAAATTTTTGGATATCATTTTAAGCTCATTTATAATAAGCACAATAATATCATAATTTGTAATTTCAGAATTATAATCAAAATTAGATATGTTTATTCCATATTCATTTATTAAATCAATTTTTATATCTTTTACATTTATGTTAGGATTAATTTTTATTATGGTATTTATTATATAGTTTTCTTCTTTATCTAATTTTTCTATCTTTTTTATTCCGCTTAATATAGGTGTAATATATTCATAAGTATTGATATTGCTGTGTGTATTTAAAAAAAGTTTGTTTATAAAATTAGGTTTTTCTATTAATTTACAGTATATATCATTTACTTTTATTTTTTGATTCATATCAATATTAAAATCAAATAATATAGATTTTATCATATAAATATTTTCTTTTGGTATATTATTGCCTGCATTATTTACATTTGATATTTTTGTAAATAGGTCATTGCTTAAACATATAATCTTTTCTATATTATCCATATCAATATATTTTATATTATCAAATTCAAGAATATTGGATGCAGCTTTAAACTCTAATAATTGAACTTTTTTTTCTAATGAATCTATTCTGTTTGATTCTTTATTAATTTTATTAAGTATTAGATTAAATGATTCTCTTACATTATTGCATATTGCGATTAATTCTTCTTCAATATTTTTTTCTATATTGTTTAATTTATTATTTAAATATATAAGCCCTTCATAGGTAATTTTATTTTGATTAGCTAAATATTCTATCATTTTTAATGAGGCATTTTTTACTACAGCATAATTATAATCTATTTCGCCTCTTATTTTTCTGTTTTGTCCTGTTATAGAGTTAATTATATTCTGTAAAAAACCTTGCTTAGCTAGATACTCAGTTCTGGATTTTCCTGCACTTAAAGATGATACAGCTTCTATAATAAGTTCTGTTAATTTAGTTGAATTATTTTCATAATCCTTTATATTGTTAAGTATATATTCTTGTATTATAGTTTTATCTTTTTCATCAATTTCATTTTCATAGGGTATAGTAAAATCCATGATAACTCCGACTATATAGTATCATTGTATATTATACTATTTATTTCATTTTATCACAAATATTTTTAAATTATGAAGTTTTATATTTAAGATATGATTGTAATATAGATATGTTTGATTTAGTTTAAAAAATTATAAAATATAATTTCTATAAAAATTAATAATGCAGTTTCATTATATAGTATAGTTATTATTGTATTAACAAATTGAGGTAAATAAAATATAATATTATCATTATGGAACAGAAACTCAAAACTCAAAACTCATTAATATACTATAAAATATATTCTATTTCTTATAGTATAAAGTCTCTATTGTCATTGCAAGACTTAGTTTTAATAAAGATTTTATTAGACAATCAATTTCTGCTTTCAATTAATTATTTGATTATAAAAAATAAATTAATATTTTTTTTAGTTTACTTTGAAAATAAAAAAATAATAACTCTTTTAAGCCAATATATAATTTTATGAATATTTGTTTAAGAGCCATAGATATTGCACACTTTTAGTTTAAAAAAAGAAGGTATTCCTTATAATTTAAATTACTACAAATAAAAAAGGAATACCTATGAAACAATATAATACAAATCAGAAAAAAAAGATAGTATTAATTWTTAGCTTCAGCTTGACAGACTGGTAATTCTTTATTTATAACTTTATTGATATATTCTTCATAGGTATACATTTATATTTAACCATTTATCATTTTTTCAAGCGGATCATTCTCTTCTATAGTTTCAGGAATAATAACTTTCTTTTTTGAAGCAGGAGTTAAACCAAACTCAGTAAGCATTTTATGATATGCTGTTATAGCTTTATGATAAGCTAAATATTCGCCCATAGTCTGAGAGTTTTTCCCTTCTAAATATCCAGCTATAGAACCTCCTTCATTAATCATAGCTTGATAAAGATCCATAGCATCGCCGTAATGCAGACATAAAAGTTCAAAAGCAGATAAATCAGCAGGTCCGAGCATATTTTTTTCAGCAAAAATAGGTGCAAGTTCTTCCCATTTTTTTAGAGAATACCCACTAAAATATTCTGGCGGATTTGGTATTATAACGGCTTTTTTGGGCTTATTTTTGGCGTTTTTTGGGGCTTTTTTAGCTTTATCAGGCATTTATACTCCTAATCCTATATTTTAGTTAAAAACCTACACTAATAATAAGTAATATAATATTTTATAAATATATGAATGCGGCAACTCTACATTTTTGTCATAAGAAAAAAATAATTTAGGAGATTTTATGGTTAGAAAAGTCATAATTGGAAACTGTACTTTGATAATTAAAATATAAATACAAAAATATTAATGTTAGTTATAAAAAAGTAAAAAAGAAAAATGAATTATTTTTAACTATAAATAATGAGAGATTGGAGTGTCATCATAATTTAGGTTTTTATATGCAGGCAGTAGAAAATATATTGAATAAGGTTATAAAATGATGGTTTATCAAATAGGTTCTATAAGTTTTGGAATATTTAGTGTTATATGTATTTTTATTAGTATAACATCAAAAAATGATATAGCTAAGGCTTTCTATTTACTTTGTTTCTTTTTATCAAATATTGCTGCTTTACTTTGTGATATAGTAATAAAATTAAATTAGGAGTTATAAAAGTTTATATTCTTTTTATATAAATAAAGACTAAAAATAAGTCTTTAATTTATAAAAAGGTATAAACATGGCTTCTAAAAGCAATAATAAATTAATAGCACAAAACAATAATAAGAGGCTTATAAATAACAATGCTAATCTAATAATAAAAATTTGGGGTGGGCGGGCGGGGTGTATAGACTATTATTGATATTTTTCGTTTTTATTTTATTATAAATACTATGATGGAGAATGCTGTTTTAAATGATAAAAACTTAGAAGAATATTTCTTATTTACTGATGATTTAAAATTAATAAAGTACAATAAAAAAGATAATTCATATAAAGAGTTAAAAAAAATAGAAAATATAAATTCAAAAGAAGAAGTTACAGTTTTAAAATTAATGTACCCTTATATATGTATAACTGAGGAGAAAGGATTAAACTCTGCTGTTGTAAATATAGAAACATTGGATATTATTAATTTACAAAGAGAGGATTACTGTTCTAAATATTCAAGCTATTCTAATGAATTTTGTATTATTAATGATGAAATACATCTTATCACTCAAACTAAATGGAATACTCTTAATATAATAAATTTAAAAACTAAAGAGATTATAACTGATATAAACAGAGATGAAAAAGAGTTTGGTATAGATTATTTTCACAGCAATTTATTAGTATCAAAAGATTATAAACATTTTCTTTCTAATGGGT is from Brachyspira hampsonii and encodes:
- the moaC gene encoding cyclic pyranopterin monophosphate synthase MoaC, which translates into the protein MSDRLTHIDESGNANMVDVGDKDIVKRTAEASGKIYLSKDTLKLIEENNIKKGDVISAARIAGIMGAKHTSELIPLCHNINIEKVSLDFTLEDDGIVIKSYCRCSYKTGIEMEALTAVSVAALTIWDMCKAVDKNMRISDITLLSKTKN
- a CDS encoding methyl-accepting chemotaxis protein, with amino-acid sequence MLDNNKKSIGNNSLIFKFLIPYMAALFIICTAIYILYFPQYKIRFINSNQYNASSISSEIENNISYLYGKINIFCSYLEKETNRDNLLNVFKNIIKNEPNLVNIFYADTIPYKDGGTVLNTTGTLPSNYDQTSREWYKNAIASKEIVISEPYIDIVTKSIIVTFSKTIYVNGQLSGVVRIDVDFSKIISSALEEAKKYSYNISIINKEGLYIYSENQNSILKENIFNNQEISSHKNDIMNNNNYAWIDKELSYISSKIRNTNWHIILSIENKELNLSLLKLLILIISVFILLSAIEAVLVIVIAKPISNTLDNTISIIKSMSKGNFNTHFDEKELNKKDQTGDVIRALNDMQNKLGDIIYSMKDNINGINSSVNIITNGNIDLSDRSVSQASSLEELTRSIEFVFSSLKDTAENAGNAKNMSEKVSNATRNGVNAINATSENMALISEASKKISDITKIIESIAFQTNILALNASVEAARAGDQGKGFAVVASEVRNLAINVGNAAKDITAIANETVEKINNGSASVQASSYILNQIESSVNDVLTLLTEISSAIIEEENSLSQINTAVIEINKITQDTSKIANDGANASKDVLDKSNNIVEQVSYFHFN
- a CDS encoding patatin-like phospholipase family protein is translated as MKKLGLVLGGGGGLGSYQIGVWKALREYEVDKMIKAISGTSVGVLNACLIAQNNYDIAEYIWTNEIEDKILSKKKMNTENNYISSNGIFSRKGLIEIIEKYLNIDIIINYEYPIYATAVNLKNIDAEYFKLNNKSAKEIKEIMMATSAIPVIFGRQTIEGVDYIDGGVEILKGNNLPLKPLYYEEKCDEIIAINLYKESTREKFNDCKVYEIVPSHDIGNFFNGAMDFSLEGAKIRIQEGYNDAKNMLREIFKMGKIQLDNLENNNMLYMYENENEAERKKIKNKLNKAIDSLKLNDDN
- a CDS encoding phage terminase small subunit P27 family — protein: MPDKAKKAPKNAKNKPKKAVIIPNPPEYFSGYSLKKWEELAPIFAEKNMLGPADLSAFELLCLHYGDAMDLYQAMINEGGSIAGYLEGKNSQTMGEYLAYHKAITAYHKMLTEFGLTPASKKKVIIPETIEENDPLEKMING
- a CDS encoding group-specific protein translates to MMVYQIGSISFGIFSVICIFISITSKNDIAKAFYLLCFFLSNIAALLCDIVIKLN